From Micromonospora echinospora, one genomic window encodes:
- the proS gene encoding proline--tRNA ligase — protein sequence MARVLTPRAEDFPRWYQDLIAKAKLADNGPVRGTMVIRPAGYAIWERMQAEMDARIKDAGAENAYFPLFIPESYLKREAEHVEGFSPELAVVTHGGGKQLAEPVVVRPTSETVIGEFMAKWVDSYRDLPLLLNQWANVVRWELRPRVFLRTSEFLWQEGHTAHATRSDARSYARKILHEAYEDLMVNVLAIPVQVGLKTARERFAGATATYTLEGMMGDGKALQLGTSHELGQNFAKAFDITYSSAEGGREHAWTTSWGTSTRMLGGLIMCHGDDNGLRVPPKLAPVQAYVMVVKDGEGVGEAAGKLRDALRDAGVRVALDDRTDTPFGRRAVDAELRGYPVRVEVGPRDLAAGNAVVVRRTDGSKTPVPVTDVVDAVLAALTADQQALYDQALAHRESRTREVATLAEAIEAAATGWARVPWSAVGVAGEAEANAQGVTVRCLLRADGSVPDSEDEADLVAILARAY from the coding sequence ATGGCACGCGTGCTCACTCCCCGCGCGGAGGACTTCCCCCGCTGGTACCAGGACCTGATCGCCAAGGCGAAGCTCGCCGACAACGGGCCGGTGCGGGGCACCATGGTCATCCGACCGGCCGGCTACGCCATCTGGGAACGGATGCAGGCCGAGATGGACGCCCGGATCAAGGACGCCGGTGCGGAGAACGCGTACTTCCCGCTCTTCATCCCGGAGAGCTACCTCAAGCGGGAGGCCGAGCACGTCGAGGGCTTCTCGCCCGAGCTGGCCGTGGTCACCCACGGTGGCGGCAAGCAACTCGCCGAGCCGGTGGTGGTGCGGCCGACCAGCGAGACGGTCATCGGCGAGTTCATGGCCAAGTGGGTGGACTCCTACCGGGACCTGCCGCTCCTGCTCAACCAGTGGGCCAACGTGGTCCGCTGGGAGCTGCGCCCCCGGGTCTTCCTGCGCACCAGCGAGTTCCTCTGGCAGGAGGGGCACACCGCGCACGCCACCCGGTCCGACGCCCGCTCCTACGCGCGGAAGATCCTGCACGAGGCGTACGAGGACCTCATGGTCAACGTCCTGGCCATCCCGGTGCAGGTGGGCCTGAAGACCGCCCGGGAGCGGTTCGCCGGGGCGACCGCGACCTACACGCTCGAAGGCATGATGGGCGACGGCAAGGCCCTCCAGCTCGGCACCAGCCACGAGCTGGGGCAGAACTTCGCCAAGGCGTTCGACATCACCTACTCCTCCGCCGAGGGTGGCCGGGAGCACGCCTGGACGACCTCCTGGGGCACCTCGACCCGGATGCTCGGCGGCCTGATCATGTGCCACGGCGACGACAACGGCCTGCGGGTGCCGCCGAAGCTGGCGCCGGTCCAGGCGTACGTGATGGTGGTCAAGGACGGCGAGGGCGTCGGCGAGGCGGCCGGCAAGCTCCGTGACGCGCTGCGCGATGCCGGGGTCCGGGTCGCGCTCGACGACCGCACCGACACCCCGTTCGGCCGCCGGGCCGTCGACGCCGAGCTGCGCGGCTACCCGGTACGGGTCGAGGTCGGCCCCCGGGACCTGGCCGCCGGCAACGCGGTGGTGGTCCGCCGGACGGACGGCTCGAAGACCCCGGTGCCGGTGACCGACGTGGTCGACGCGGTGCTCGCCGCGCTGACCGCCGACCAGCAGGCCCTGTACGACCAGGCGCTGGCCCACCGCGAGTCCCGTACCCGTGAGGTGGCCACGCTGGCCGAGGCGATCGAGGCCGCCGCCACCGGCTGGGCCCGGGTGCCGTGGTCGGCGGTGGGGGTCGCGGGCGAGGCGGAGGCGAACGCCCAGGGCGTGACCGTGCGTTGCCTGCTGCGGGCCGACGGTTCCGTGCCCGACTCGGAGGACGAGGCCGACCTGGTCGCCATCCTCGCCCGGGCGTACTGA
- a CDS encoding PP2C family protein-serine/threonine phosphatase → MDLAEAMRQVLRASHRTRPEDLPDLVMRVAPLLDASAVLLYLVDHQQRWLVPLTGTLSPARQPVPISGTVAGRTFGTLADHEVPGADGVSLWIPLLDGAERLGVLEVVGTGSYDEARHEDLRIFATLMAELTVTRGLYGDTLELLRRRAPMQLPAELLRAQLPPLTFATERLVISGLLEPCYQVGGDAFDYSVTGDLAHLALFDAVGHGSQGGLRAAVLASIALAAYRNARRGALPLVETYHHIDRAVRAHDRAGMITAVLAELDQGTGRLRVISAGHPSGLVLRGGRLVRILPTPTALPMTLGDLQPPQVAEEDLQPGDDVLLYTDGIVEARSADGEPFGVDRLVDFAVRALADGLPAPETTRRLVHAILDYQNDELTDDATLLMARWLG, encoded by the coding sequence GTGGATCTCGCCGAGGCGATGCGCCAGGTGCTGCGTGCGTCGCACCGCACCCGCCCGGAGGACCTGCCGGACCTGGTGATGCGGGTCGCGCCGCTGCTCGACGCGAGCGCGGTGCTGCTCTACCTGGTCGACCACCAGCAACGGTGGCTGGTGCCGCTCACCGGCACGCTCTCCCCGGCCCGCCAGCCGGTGCCGATCTCCGGCACGGTCGCCGGACGGACGTTCGGCACGCTGGCCGACCACGAGGTCCCCGGCGCGGACGGCGTGTCGCTCTGGATTCCCCTGCTCGACGGCGCCGAGCGACTCGGCGTGCTGGAGGTGGTCGGCACCGGCAGCTACGACGAGGCGCGCCACGAGGACCTACGGATCTTCGCCACCCTGATGGCCGAGCTGACGGTCACCCGGGGCCTGTACGGCGACACCCTGGAACTGCTCCGGCGACGGGCCCCGATGCAGCTCCCCGCCGAGCTGTTGCGGGCCCAACTCCCACCGTTGACCTTCGCCACCGAACGACTGGTGATCAGTGGACTGCTGGAGCCCTGCTACCAGGTGGGCGGGGACGCCTTCGACTACTCGGTCACCGGGGACCTGGCCCATCTGGCGCTCTTCGACGCGGTCGGCCACGGCTCGCAGGGCGGCCTGCGGGCCGCGGTACTCGCCTCGATCGCGTTGGCCGCGTACCGCAACGCCCGGCGCGGCGCGCTGCCGCTGGTCGAGACGTACCACCACATCGACCGGGCGGTCCGGGCCCACGACCGGGCCGGGATGATCACGGCGGTCCTGGCCGAGCTGGACCAGGGCACCGGGCGGCTACGGGTGATCTCGGCCGGGCACCCGAGCGGGCTGGTGCTGCGCGGCGGACGGCTGGTGCGGATCCTGCCGACGCCGACCGCGCTGCCGATGACCCTGGGCGACCTGCAACCTCCGCAGGTGGCCGAGGAGGACCTGCAACCCGGCGACGACGTGCTGCTCTACACCGACGGCATCGTCGAGGCACGCTCGGCCGACGGCGAGCCGTTCGGCGTGGACCGGCTGGTCGACTTCGCCGTCCGGGCCCTGGCCGACGGCCTGCCCGCCCCGGAGACCACCCGCCGGCTCGTGCACGCCATCCTCGACTACCAGAACGACGAGCTGACCGACGACGCCACCCTGCTGATGGCCCGCTGGCTCGGCTGA
- a CDS encoding amidohydrolase family protein, whose translation MAWHVRGVVLPDDEERDLWLVGDRVTFEPVAGAETIADGGWILPGLVDAHCHIGIARGGAPVGSLEQARELAIVDRDAGVLAIRDAGSPYPYPELDDDPDLPRLARAGRHIAPPRRYLRDIGVEVPATEVAATVAAQARAGNGWVKLVGDWIDRGVGDLAPAWDAATMTAAVEAAHRAGVRAAVHTFSEEAVAIMVRAGVDSVEHGTGLSLDLVDEMARRGTALVPTMINIQTFGRIADQAREKFPGYADHMLALRDGFPDVVRAAYEAGVPIYVGTDAGGGIDHGLAADEMLLLHERAGMTPPDVLAAASWGGRAWLGFGGLTEGGPADLVVYPEDPRRDLRVVRAPSRVVLRGRPLR comes from the coding sequence ATGGCCTGGCACGTACGCGGTGTGGTGCTCCCCGACGACGAGGAGCGCGACCTGTGGCTGGTGGGGGACCGGGTGACCTTCGAACCGGTCGCCGGCGCGGAGACGATCGCCGACGGCGGGTGGATCCTGCCCGGCCTGGTCGACGCGCACTGCCACATCGGCATCGCCCGGGGCGGCGCGCCGGTCGGCTCGCTGGAACAGGCGCGGGAACTGGCCATCGTCGACCGGGACGCCGGGGTGCTGGCCATCCGCGACGCCGGTTCGCCGTACCCGTACCCGGAACTCGACGACGACCCCGACCTGCCGCGACTGGCCCGGGCCGGCCGGCACATCGCCCCGCCCCGGCGCTACCTGCGGGACATCGGGGTGGAGGTGCCGGCGACCGAGGTCGCCGCGACCGTGGCCGCGCAGGCCCGCGCCGGCAACGGCTGGGTCAAGCTGGTCGGTGACTGGATCGACCGGGGCGTCGGGGACCTCGCGCCGGCCTGGGACGCGGCCACCATGACCGCGGCGGTCGAGGCCGCGCACCGCGCCGGCGTCCGCGCCGCCGTGCACACCTTCTCCGAGGAGGCTGTCGCGATCATGGTGCGCGCCGGGGTCGACTCGGTGGAGCACGGCACCGGCCTCAGCCTCGACCTGGTCGACGAGATGGCCCGCCGGGGGACCGCCCTGGTGCCCACCATGATCAACATCCAGACCTTCGGCCGGATCGCCGACCAGGCCCGGGAGAAGTTCCCCGGGTACGCCGACCACATGCTCGCCCTGCGGGACGGCTTTCCCGACGTGGTCCGGGCCGCGTACGAGGCAGGTGTGCCGATCTACGTCGGCACCGACGCGGGCGGCGGCATCGACCACGGGCTGGCCGCCGACGAGATGCTGCTGTTGCACGAGCGGGCCGGGATGACCCCGCCGGACGTGCTCGCCGCCGCCTCCTGGGGCGGGCGCGCCTGGCTCGGCTTCGGCGGACTCACCGAGGGCGGCCCCGCCGACCTGGTCGTCTACCCCGAGGATCCGCGTCGCGACCTGCGTGTCGTGCGCGCCCCCAGCCGCGTCGTCCTCCGGGGCCGCCCGCTCCGCTGA
- a CDS encoding S8 family serine peptidase — MAALGLAVGLTIPVGAVGHPASAAPDQAGTARAVTAKVDKKVTKRIADTGKSAFWVFLDSQADLTTATKLRTKAEKGAAVLRAKTAHAERSQAGIRSLLTRRGAEFTPFWLVNTIHVTGDAKLLDELATHGDVREIVADDPVSIPTPLPGQTVATVDGIEWNIDRINAPQVWNELGVRGEGVVIGGIDTGVNYLHPALNASYRGRAADGSYDHNYNWFDPSGSCSTDEPCDNNDHGSHTMGSMVGLDGENVVGVAPNAKWIAAKGCESSSCSRTSLLASGQWMLAPTDINGANPRPDLAPDVINNSWGNTTYDPWYAETVSAWVAAGIFPAFSNGNSGPGCNTSGSPGMYSISYSSGAFDVNNAIASFSSRGTGENGEIKPNIAAPGANVRSSTRTGYGSFSGTSMASPHTAATVALMWSASPAIHGDIAATRAILDQTAIDVDALTCGGTVEKNNVFGEGRLDAYAAVDATPRGALGTVDGHVTSGGAPLAGATVTVTGPMTRTGTTATDGSYGFDRLMVGDYAVTVSKFGYVTATGQVTVTENQTVNKDVVVEQAPSATLSGTVSTSAGPAAGAAVSVLSTPLTATADAQGNYSVTVPQGSYEVRFTHAYRCADAVTQSTTVDADTDLDVTLPDRVDSFGYACGAAGGTFTPGTELLNVTGDDRATTVSLPFRVPLYGKSYQDAWVSTNGVLGFGTSSTNRVNTTIPSTVAPNLALFPFWDDLYVETDSAIYTTVGGSAPRRTFTVEWRNVAIYANRSQRLTFSATIGEDGSVVYRYKDIAGTGDETGTGATIGLENSDGTAGFLYSFNTGAVADGTAIAFRTTRTGVLSGVLTDANDGLPLAGATVTATVGDTTVSDTSDASGRYLIQAPAGTVGLSLAQPNYETSTATTTLAAGALETRSAALRTARIGANATSLTVTAPAGQTRGRSIALSNTGSLGTDVTVTELDADGFPADLGWLELSGTTATVAAGGRHTVGVTVRTAGLAPGSHHQAKVQISSASGRKPVIVLPVTLVVPSYALAVDAGGTAGRIDVEGQTWSPDQAYSAGKAGYLGTSSRRTTSTTITGTNDPARFATQREGMYEYRIDGLADGWYTVELDFAEVKTQRPDKRVFDVLLEGQEVLPSLDVAGEVGSYAALSRTYTVQVTDGQLNVRFVTHAGYGQPIVNALRVTNRPDLGV, encoded by the coding sequence GTGGCAGCGCTCGGTCTCGCGGTCGGTCTGACCATCCCGGTCGGTGCCGTCGGGCACCCCGCCTCGGCCGCGCCGGACCAGGCCGGCACCGCGCGGGCGGTGACCGCCAAGGTCGACAAGAAGGTCACCAAGCGGATCGCCGACACCGGCAAGTCGGCCTTCTGGGTCTTCCTCGACAGCCAGGCCGACCTGACCACGGCGACGAAGCTGCGCACCAAGGCGGAGAAGGGCGCCGCCGTGCTGCGGGCCAAGACCGCCCACGCCGAGCGCAGCCAGGCCGGAATCCGTAGCCTGCTGACCAGGCGGGGGGCCGAGTTCACGCCCTTCTGGCTGGTCAACACCATCCACGTCACCGGCGACGCCAAGCTCCTCGACGAACTGGCCACCCACGGAGACGTCCGCGAGATCGTCGCCGACGACCCGGTGAGCATCCCCACGCCGCTCCCCGGCCAGACCGTCGCGACGGTGGACGGCATCGAGTGGAACATCGACCGGATCAACGCCCCGCAGGTCTGGAACGAGCTGGGCGTCCGGGGCGAGGGTGTCGTCATCGGCGGTATCGACACCGGGGTCAACTACCTGCACCCCGCGCTCAACGCGAGCTACCGGGGCCGGGCCGCCGACGGCAGCTACGACCACAACTACAACTGGTTCGACCCGTCCGGCTCGTGCAGCACCGACGAGCCCTGCGACAACAACGACCACGGTAGCCACACCATGGGCAGCATGGTCGGCCTGGACGGCGAGAACGTCGTCGGCGTCGCCCCGAACGCGAAGTGGATCGCCGCCAAGGGCTGCGAGTCCAGCTCCTGCTCGCGGACCTCGCTGCTGGCCTCCGGGCAGTGGATGCTCGCCCCGACCGACATCAACGGCGCGAACCCCCGGCCGGACCTCGCGCCGGACGTCATCAACAACTCGTGGGGCAACACCACCTACGACCCGTGGTACGCCGAGACCGTCTCGGCCTGGGTGGCCGCCGGCATCTTCCCGGCGTTCTCCAACGGCAACAGCGGGCCCGGCTGCAACACCTCGGGCAGCCCCGGCATGTACTCGATCAGCTACAGCTCCGGCGCGTTCGACGTGAACAACGCGATCGCCAGCTTCTCCAGCCGGGGCACCGGTGAGAACGGCGAGATCAAGCCGAACATCGCCGCTCCGGGCGCGAACGTCCGCTCGTCCACCCGCACCGGCTACGGCTCGTTCAGCGGCACCTCGATGGCCTCGCCGCACACCGCCGCCACGGTGGCCCTGATGTGGTCGGCCTCCCCCGCCATCCACGGCGACATCGCCGCCACCCGGGCCATCCTGGACCAGACCGCCATCGATGTCGACGCCCTCACCTGCGGCGGCACCGTCGAGAAGAACAACGTCTTCGGTGAGGGCCGGCTCGACGCGTACGCGGCGGTCGACGCCACCCCCCGCGGCGCGCTCGGCACCGTGGACGGCCACGTCACCTCCGGCGGCGCGCCGCTCGCCGGGGCCACCGTGACCGTGACCGGCCCGATGACCCGCACCGGCACCACCGCCACCGACGGGTCGTACGGGTTCGACCGGCTCATGGTCGGCGACTATGCCGTGACGGTCAGCAAGTTCGGCTACGTCACCGCCACCGGGCAGGTGACGGTCACCGAGAACCAGACGGTCAACAAGGACGTCGTCGTCGAGCAGGCCCCCTCGGCCACGCTCAGCGGCACGGTGAGCACCTCGGCCGGGCCGGCGGCGGGCGCAGCCGTCAGCGTGCTGAGCACCCCGCTCACCGCCACCGCCGACGCACAGGGCAACTACTCGGTCACCGTCCCGCAGGGCAGCTACGAGGTGCGCTTCACGCACGCCTACCGGTGCGCGGACGCGGTCACCCAGTCGACGACCGTCGACGCCGACACCGACCTGGACGTCACCCTGCCCGACCGGGTGGACAGCTTCGGGTACGCCTGCGGCGCGGCCGGCGGCACCTTCACCCCCGGCACCGAACTGCTGAACGTCACCGGCGACGACCGGGCCACGACGGTCTCCCTGCCCTTCCGGGTGCCGCTGTACGGAAAGTCGTACCAGGACGCCTGGGTCAGCACCAACGGTGTGCTGGGCTTCGGCACCTCCTCCACGAACCGGGTCAACACCACGATCCCCAGCACGGTCGCCCCGAACCTCGCCCTCTTCCCGTTCTGGGACGACCTCTACGTCGAGACCGACTCGGCGATCTACACCACGGTCGGCGGCAGTGCCCCGCGCCGGACCTTCACCGTGGAGTGGCGCAACGTGGCGATCTACGCCAATCGCAGCCAGCGGCTGACGTTCAGCGCCACGATCGGCGAGGACGGCTCGGTCGTCTACCGGTACAAGGACATCGCCGGCACCGGCGACGAGACCGGCACCGGGGCCACCATCGGCCTGGAGAACTCCGACGGCACCGCCGGCTTCCTCTACTCCTTCAACACCGGCGCGGTCGCCGACGGCACCGCCATCGCGTTCCGCACCACCCGCACCGGCGTCCTCTCCGGCGTGCTCACCGACGCCAACGACGGGCTGCCGCTGGCCGGGGCGACGGTCACCGCCACCGTCGGCGACACCACGGTCAGCGACACCTCGGACGCCAGCGGGCGGTACCTCATCCAGGCCCCGGCCGGCACGGTCGGGCTGAGCCTGGCCCAGCCGAACTACGAGACCTCCACCGCCACGACCACCCTGGCCGCCGGCGCGCTGGAGACCCGGTCGGCGGCGCTGCGCACCGCCCGGATCGGCGCCAACGCCACCAGCCTCACGGTGACCGCTCCGGCCGGGCAGACCCGCGGCCGGTCGATCGCCCTGAGCAACACCGGGTCGCTCGGCACCGACGTCACGGTGACCGAGCTGGACGCCGACGGGTTCCCGGCGGACCTCGGCTGGCTGGAGCTGTCCGGCACCACCGCCACCGTGGCGGCCGGCGGCCGGCACACCGTCGGGGTGACGGTCCGCACCGCCGGGCTGGCCCCGGGCAGCCACCACCAGGCGAAGGTGCAGATCAGCTCGGCCAGCGGCCGGAAGCCGGTGATCGTGCTACCGGTCACCCTGGTCGTGCCGAGCTACGCGCTGGCCGTCGACGCCGGGGGCACCGCCGGCCGGATCGACGTCGAGGGGCAGACCTGGTCGCCCGACCAGGCGTACTCTGCCGGCAAGGCGGGCTACCTGGGCACGTCGAGCCGCCGGACCACCAGCACGACGATCACCGGCACCAACGACCCGGCCCGCTTCGCCACCCAGCGCGAGGGGATGTACGAGTACCGCATCGACGGGCTCGCCGACGGCTGGTACACCGTCGAGCTGGACTTCGCCGAGGTCAAGACGCAGCGGCCGGACAAGCGCGTCTTCGACGTGCTGCTGGAGGGCCAGGAGGTGCTGCCGTCGCTGGACGTGGCCGGTGAGGTCGGCAGCTACGCCGCGCTGAGCCGCACGTACACCGTCCAGGTGACCGACGGGCAGCTCAACGTCCGGTTCGTCACGCACGCCGGCTACGGCCAGCCGATCGTCAACGCCCTCCGGGTGACCAACCGCCCGGACCTCGGCGTCTGA
- a CDS encoding Uma2 family endonuclease, giving the protein MTSVPILPERSEWTVDDLDDLPKDLPYELVNGRLIVPSPTPLHQFICARVMFALELHCPDDYFVSMDQSLAVDRRNEPRPDVVVIRVEQANRSPVPVQDAVLAVEVVSPDSTIRDRYDKARLYAAAGVPAYWVIDPLREKITLTELLLSPKGGYEPSVETDGLVTIDRPWKVTMDLPAWTARRRAVLERGA; this is encoded by the coding sequence ATGACTTCGGTGCCGATCCTGCCCGAGCGGTCGGAGTGGACGGTCGACGACCTCGACGACCTGCCGAAGGACCTTCCGTACGAGTTGGTCAACGGAAGGTTGATCGTGCCGTCCCCCACCCCGCTACACCAGTTCATCTGTGCTCGGGTCATGTTCGCCTTGGAATTGCACTGCCCGGACGACTACTTCGTCAGCATGGACCAGTCACTGGCGGTCGACCGACGGAACGAACCGCGTCCTGATGTGGTCGTCATCCGGGTCGAGCAGGCCAACCGGTCGCCGGTGCCCGTGCAGGACGCGGTGCTCGCTGTCGAGGTCGTCTCCCCGGACTCCACCATCCGTGACCGGTACGACAAGGCCCGCCTCTACGCCGCTGCCGGCGTGCCGGCGTACTGGGTCATCGACCCGTTGCGCGAGAAGATCACGCTCACCGAACTCCTGTTGAGTCCGAAGGGCGGCTACGAACCCAGCGTGGAGACCGACGGTCTGGTCACCATCGACCGGCCGTGGAAGGTGACGATGGACCTGCCGGCGTGGACCGCCCGACGGCGGGCGGTCTTGGAGCGGGGCGCCTGA
- the ffh gene encoding signal recognition particle protein: MFDTLSDRLSGIFTKLRGKGRLTDADIDATAREIRLALLEADVALPVVKGFIANVKERARSVEVSQALNPAQQIIKIVNEELIAVLGGEGRRLQFAKQPPTVIMLAGLQGSGKTTLAGKLARWLKAQGHQPLLVAADLQRPNAVGQLQVLGGRAGVEVYAPEPGNGTGDPVQVARASIEHARRAARDVVIVDTAGRLGIDAEMMQQAADIREAVDPDEVIFVIDAMVGQDAVRTAEAFRDGVGITGVVLSKLDGDARGGAALSVREVTGQPILFASTGEKLEDFDVFHPDRMASRILGMGDVLTLIEQAEQAFDADQKEKMTAKLMGGEQFTLEDFLDQLIAVRRMGPIANVLAMMPGMGQMKDQLAELDDKHFDRVTAIIRSMTPAERTNPKIINGSRRARIANGSGVTVMDVNQLLNRFADAQKMMKQMGGMMGLPGGGRRKATKSPKNKRKGTKGGNRPRTGAGAGVGMPGGFPGGMPQLPPGMNPNDLGGQGGLPPGFKLPKIDFNKLGKGDGK; this comes from the coding sequence GTGTTTGACACCTTGAGTGACCGCCTCTCCGGGATCTTCACCAAGCTCCGCGGCAAGGGGCGGCTCACCGACGCCGACATCGACGCCACCGCGCGCGAGATCCGGTTGGCGCTGCTGGAGGCCGACGTCGCGCTGCCGGTGGTCAAGGGCTTCATCGCGAACGTCAAGGAGCGGGCGCGCAGCGTCGAGGTCTCCCAGGCGCTCAACCCGGCCCAGCAGATCATCAAGATCGTCAACGAGGAGCTGATCGCCGTCCTCGGTGGCGAGGGGCGGCGACTCCAGTTCGCCAAGCAGCCGCCGACCGTGATCATGTTGGCCGGGCTCCAGGGTTCCGGAAAGACCACCCTCGCCGGCAAGCTGGCCCGCTGGCTCAAGGCCCAGGGGCACCAGCCCCTGCTGGTCGCCGCCGACCTCCAGCGTCCCAACGCCGTCGGGCAGCTCCAGGTCCTCGGTGGCCGGGCCGGCGTCGAGGTCTACGCTCCGGAGCCCGGCAACGGCACCGGTGACCCGGTGCAGGTGGCGCGCGCCTCGATCGAGCACGCCCGGCGGGCGGCCCGGGACGTCGTCATCGTCGACACCGCCGGTCGACTCGGTATCGACGCCGAGATGATGCAGCAGGCCGCCGACATCCGGGAGGCGGTCGACCCCGACGAGGTCATCTTCGTCATCGACGCGATGGTCGGCCAGGACGCGGTCCGCACCGCCGAGGCGTTCCGGGACGGCGTCGGCATCACCGGTGTGGTGCTGTCGAAGCTCGACGGCGACGCCCGGGGTGGCGCCGCGCTGAGCGTCCGGGAGGTCACCGGGCAGCCGATCCTGTTCGCCTCCACCGGCGAGAAGCTGGAGGACTTCGACGTCTTCCACCCGGACCGGATGGCCAGCCGCATCCTCGGCATGGGCGACGTCCTCACTCTGATCGAGCAGGCCGAGCAGGCCTTCGACGCCGATCAGAAGGAGAAGATGACCGCCAAGCTGATGGGCGGCGAGCAGTTCACCCTGGAGGACTTCCTCGACCAGCTCATCGCGGTCCGCCGGATGGGCCCGATCGCCAACGTGCTGGCCATGATGCCCGGCATGGGGCAGATGAAGGACCAGCTCGCCGAGCTGGACGACAAGCACTTCGACCGGGTCACCGCGATCATCCGCTCGATGACCCCGGCCGAGCGCACCAACCCGAAGATCATCAACGGTTCCCGGCGGGCGCGTATCGCCAACGGCTCCGGTGTCACCGTGATGGACGTCAACCAGCTGCTCAACCGCTTCGCCGACGCGCAGAAGATGATGAAGCAGATGGGCGGCATGATGGGGCTGCCCGGCGGGGGGCGGCGCAAGGCCACCAAGAGCCCGAAGAACAAGCGCAAGGGCACCAAGGGCGGCAACCGGCCGCGTACCGGCGCCGGTGCCGGCGTCGGGATGCCCGGTGGATTCCCGGGAGGCATGCCCCAGCTCCCACCGGGGATGAACCCGAACGACCTGGGCGGGCAGGGCGGGCTGCCCCCGGGCTTCAAGCTTCCGAAGATCGACTTCAACAAGCTCGGCAAGGGCGACGGCAAGTAG